A genomic region of Pongo pygmaeus isolate AG05252 chromosome 7, NHGRI_mPonPyg2-v2.0_pri, whole genome shotgun sequence contains the following coding sequences:
- the LOC129042940 gene encoding ubiquitin carboxyl-terminal hydrolase 17-like protein 6: MEDDSLYLGGEWQFNHFSKLTFSRPDAAFAEIQRTSLPEKSPLSSETRVDLCDDLAPVARQLAPREKLPLSSRRPAAVGAGLQNMGNTCYVNASLQGLTYTLPLANYMLSREHSQTCHHHKCCMLCTMKAHITRALHHPGHVIQPSRALAAGFHRGKQEDAHEFLMFTVDAMKKACLPGHKQVDHHSKDTTLMHQIFGGYWRSQIKCLHCQGISDTFDPYLDIALDIQAAQSVKQALEQLVKPEELNGENAYHCGLCLQKAPASKTLTLHTSAKVLILVLKRFSHVTGNKLAKNVQYPECVDMQPYMSQQNTGPLVYVLYAVLVPAGWSCHNGHYFSYVKAQEGQWYKMDDAEVTASGITSVLSQQAYILFYIQQSELERHRESVSRGREPRALGAEDTDRRATQGELKRDPWPPAKLPAKPLFKEPNGSGVHEHWHTRFSAREDLEIQREEQTQQEGSACVPVISVEVPTHMEEAPPWLWSNSGDVHQEENFLSAALTAEKGDSLQSIPDILLKQQ; encoded by the exons ATGGAGGACGACTCACTCTACTTGGGAGGTGAGTGGCAGTTCAACCACTTTTCAAAACTCACATTTTCTCGGCCAGATGCAGCTTTTGCTGAAATCCAGCGGACATCTCtccctgagaagtcaccactgtcatctgagacccgtgtcgacctctgtgatgatttggctcctgtggcaagacagcttgctcccagggagaagcttcctctgagtagcaggagaccagctgcggtgggggctgggctccagAATATGGGAAATACCTGCTATGTGAATGCTTCCCTGCAGGGCCTGACATACACACTACCCCTTGCGAACTACATGCTGTCCCGGGAGCACTCTCAAACTTGTCATCATCACAAGTGCTGCATGCTGTGTACtatgaaagctcacatcacacggGCCCTCCACCATCCTGGCCATGTCATCCAGCCCTCACGGGCATTGGCTGCTGGCTTCCATAGAGGCAAGCAGGAAGACGCCCATGAATTTCTGATGTTCACTGTGGATGCCATGAAAAAGGCATGCCTTCCCGGGCACAAGCAGGTAGATCATCACTCTAAGGACACCACCCTCATGCACCAAATATTTGGAGGGTACTGGAGATCTCAAATCAAGTGTCTCCACtgccagggcatttcagacacctttgacccttacctggacatcgccctggatatccaggcagctcAGAGTGTGAAGCAAGCTTTGGAACAGTTGGTGAAGCCCGAAGAACTCAATGGAGAGAATGCCTATCATTGTGGTCTTTGTCTCCAGAAGGCGCCTGCCTCCAAGACGTTAACTTTACACACTTCTGCCAAGGTCCTCATCCTtgtattgaagagattctcccatgTCACAGGCAACAAACTTGCCAAGAATGTGCAATATCCTGAGTGCGTTGACATGCAGCCATACATGTCTCAGCAGAACACAGGACCTCTTGTCTATGTCCTCTATGCTGTGCTGGTCCCCGCCGGGTGGAGTTGTCACAACGGACATTACTTCTCTTATGTCAAAGCTCAAGAAGGCCAGTGGTATAAAATGGATGATGCCGAGGTCACTGCCTCTGGTATCACTTCTGTCCTGAGTCAACAGGCCTATATCCTCTTTTACATCCAGCAGAGTGAATTGGAAAGACACCGTGAGAGTGTGTCAAGAGGCAGGGAACCAAGAGCCCTTGGCgctgaagacacagacaggcgAGCAACGCAAGGAGAGCTCAAGAGAGACCCCTGGCCTCCAG CAAAGCTCCCTGCTAAACCTCTCTTCAAGGAACCCAATGGATCAGGAGTCCATGAACACTGGCACACTCGCTTCTCTGCAAGGGAGGACCTGGAGatccaaagggaagaacaaacacaGCAAGAGGGCTCTGCTTGTGTGCCAGTGATCTCAGTGGAAGTGCCGACCCACAT